Within Cucumis melo cultivar AY chromosome 4, USDA_Cmelo_AY_1.0, whole genome shotgun sequence, the genomic segment ggcgtaatgccccaacactgggagcgtacctgtcactactgtgcccgccttctctgcctcagtcctgttggtagcaaagactctaccctgatgtggagcacctgctccctgattctgcgcgatccccgtgactctcaacgggcatctgtcagctgtatgaccctcttgcctgcacttaaagcaggtcctggtcccgaataagcaacggcccagatggtgcttcccacaagtggtacacaacggcttccctctggcagcctcccctgcttcaaaaggtttctgctggaagctgcgaaactcaccacctggtctgaaattccgctgtggtattggaacaggctgctgctcagccttcctcttctgtcccgacgtcgaacctctaccagcggtcttagacgagttggccctctcctgtaaactgagatccactgccaggcgcagtgcatcggcatgagtagcgggtctgaaagctcggaccaaaccctgaatgtccagtcggaggcctctaacaaacttgtcagctctggccgcctcagtcgctatcatctcgggagcgaagcgggataacatgtcaaattccgcatcatactgctccactgtcatgtcaccctgctctaggttcagaaactcctgccgcttggcatctctcaaactggcagagaagaatttcgcatagaaactctccttgaactgctgccacgtgatctgactcacatcaccacctagcatcctctctgtagtctcccaccaggcagtacctctgtcagtcaacataaaaacagcacactgcactttctgatcctcagggcatttcatgtaacgaaatatggtctccaaggacgatagccacatctgagctctggtggggtcctccaaagacccatcgaacgtcgtgggattatacttcctgaaatccctcaggtgcttagcctctgctgacaactgatccggcacaaactggggtgcaactggtaccggagccggggCTGgggcaggaactggtgctggagctggcgctggagctggcgccggagttggcgaggcaggcttctgctgctcccgcatttgcataatcatatctctaaacctctgctccatggcggctaggtccgcatgagtaactggcgcaaccgggtcaggggcttgggctacaggctgcacctcaggctgaacgcgtcctgctccccttcctcggcctcctcggccaccccttcgtgcacctctccttggtggcattttcctaataACCACCAACAATTCCTTAAGTCATAAATTGGTAATTGAaattgcagtttaacttaggtaaggtaatgcatgtagagttatacatatactttcatgagagcgtacctgacgagcggcaaggatcgtttcagccataaggacacaaaacacagactcacattataagtcagtctacagaacctaaaacttaggctctgataccaactgtaacgacccaacttttccggactaagctgaggtcactaccaaataccaaaactcgaccattcaaaataaaatttaaaacagaccagatacgattcagtaaaacattataaaccttacaaaagacagtttcgggccctatttttaataactcaaaaagtcacaaaataaaatgtcaagtcaccagtccaaaaatcacaatcaaaatattctgacaaaaaacatagcggaagcgaaagaaaaacggacgcgtccatatggccttcacgcatccttcctgcctctcgtcggtctgcccctcgctgtaacCCTACCtgaaagttaaagaagagaaagggtgagtataaacatacccagtaagggacccactactgggcccgttagggaacaacagttaacttcctattcgggggtaccctacataacagtctagtggttccgtagaacgcacatatcagtctagtgctcccgaaggatgcacatatcagtctagtgctcccgaaggacgcacatatcagtctagtgctcccgaaggatgcacatatcagtctagtgctcccgaaggatgcacatatcggtctagtgctcccgaaggatgcacatatcagtctagtgctcccgaaggatgcacacatcagtaaggtacactaccccatagatgaagctaaccgttacccctcagcccttaccaaactatctacatcagtcacatcacaaCGGCATTcctattacagttccgccataggctttgtcagtcagatagtataggtctaaacatctacaccctcagttgctatatgcattaccgattcgtacaccaatagggaaaccctaggccCAATCGACTAatcaaccaaaaccggactcactgtcttTCCCcatccaaactccatgaaccacatccagaccagagtttaatacatactaaccgtaactttaaggtccatcaacatataatttcaatccacaacagcagtcacagtatattttcatcagaccgaaaataatatcagtacttaacagtcaacacgcatacagatattcagtacagtcactaacgtgtaatcccctgtggattactacggtcttagcctggactcggggtccagtagtaggaaaacccttacctgaaactcggttatacccctcgatcgaaaaccgcgctcgacagatctacctagcgaacacgaaagttttagttgaagATTTTTTTGTAGCAGTCGTTAAAgaaaggtcggaagcgacatccgttgacttacccaaggaaaggaagctaactccaactaggtctgccgcggaacccgagaacttaagcgtcaactctgcactaccttcaagggagaaaagtagggccatatcttaatccaacattcaaactcgaatcggacgaggtaacattagggaattcatcaaaacaatccttaccgaagactcaccgtgaaccgaagtggaggaaagaaggcttaggtggctcggctcggctcggctcggctcggcttggttcggctcgcggctcggctcactcggctcgcgcctcggctcactcggctcgcggctcggctcactcggctcacggctcggcttgaagcggctggcggctcggcttgaagcggctggcggctggcggctcggcttgaagcggctggcggctcggcttgaagcggctggcggctcggcttgaacaGGGATTGTGGCTCGGCTTGgcagcgatctcggctcggcttggacagccgACTTGGagccgggtcgggttggacgaagaAAATGGTAGCCGCGGTTTCGGTGATCCTTTCTTCCGGCGAACAACGGCGGCGGCGCTTCGCGGACGAAGCACGAGGAACGGAGCTGGCTGTTTCGTGGAGCGGCGATGAGCGGCGGCAGATCTGccgttgtgtgaggccgagaaggaaatcggaaatggatggggagccgcggcggacgacgaCCGGTGAACCTACAcacgccgacggagatggagacgaTGGGTGATGGTGGCTGAGATGGAGAAGAGcacgaaggagaaggagaaaacgaagggagagatggctggcggtgacgggcgaggaagggagaagaagaagaaggaaatggATGGGCGGCGgcgggagagaaaagaaatttcgaggggggggggggggttaggcggcgcgcgaggtagggttttaaaaaaaaaaattgttatatatatatatatatataaatataattcttaataatttataatattaataatttaaaacttaaataatgatatatattaaatataaataataatgataataataaagtaataataatgatatattaataatattaatattaaataaataaataatttattttattgttttataaataaaaatatttctgtaatattaatttataataataatatataatattaatattataacaattaaataaatattaataataataatatttataatattaatattataaccaataaaataatcattaataataataatataattactattatattattattatatcaacttgcatttttcataaaacgagaaaaattttaccttaaattttcggggcgttacagcaATTGATATATGTTTGCTTATCTCGGGGACTTGGTGGGGTTATCACCTTGTTTCAAAGCCAAAGCATATACATTTCAAGCACTGATATACATTCCCTGTGTATTAAGCTCATGCATTAACAAGTCAAAAGAAATCGTTGTGAAAGGGATTCCATGCCCCAAAACACACGATGTTTCGTCGATGCTTCCCCTGTGACAAAGTGTTTGAACAATAACGTCAATGATAATCGGTGTTGGAGGGTAGCCTTTTTCAATCATATGATGCAAATTTGCAAGTGCCTCCGAAATCATGTTTGCTGAACATAGTGCTTGGATCAGCAGGGCATATGTACTCCGATCAATAACTTGAAAGTCGTCCTTCATTTTCTTAAACAGTTGATGGGCATCTTCCAATACATCCTTTTCTTTTAAGGATGTCCTGCATAACCCTCTGATGGAGGTATTCATCATTTTTGGTTCTATACTGTGGCCTGAACTAACCATTTCCTTGTATGTCTTCAAGGCTATTCGAATTTTACCCCATCTTATGAGCCCGTGTAGCAGAGTAGTATAAGTAATGCGATCAGGCGTGCAGTTGATTTGCCTCATTTTGTTCAACACATGATTCCATCCACTGGCCTGCCCTCCTTGCAATAGCCATTGAAGAGGGTGTTGAAAGTGACAACACTTGGTTTTAAACCATTTTCCTCTGCTTCATTGGGCAATTCCAATGCCTCGTCTGATCTGCCGACCTTACACAAGCCATCCATAAGAACCTTATACGTGTAAATGTCGGGTATCAAGctattcttcttcattttcgTCAACATCACAGGCCTCTTCCACTCTCCAACGTAACATAGCCCTTTCAACAAACAATTGTATGTCTGAACCTGAACGGTTGGCTTGCTGCCTCCAACTCCAATCCTCCTTCCCACCAGCTCAACCATTTCTAAAGCCTTCTGCGTTTTACCCCTTTTGCAGAAAGCATTCACGAGAACTGTGATGGTCGCATCGTTTGGGTTATGACCCCTTCCCAGCATTTGCTCCAAAACCCTGCCTGCGTTATCCAATTCTCCTTTCTTGCAATAGAATCTTATCATGATCAAATATGTTCTACAATTTGGGGCCAAACCGTAAGATGATATATTGGACAACAGTTTCTGGGCATGATGTGGCTGATTTTCTGAGACGAAATCCATGAACAGGTAATTGAATTCAGATATGCTTCGAGTTCGAATCTGACAGTCTTTCTGAGACATGAAAATTTCAGTCCCTTCTTCCAACGGTATTGGGAGCGATTTAATTCTGGTCGTTCTAGTGGGGATCTGAGTCTCCAGTTTGTGAGTGAAATTATAGTGAGCGGTATGGATGGAATGGGATTGTATATTGGCGCTTAGGCTACCATTTTCTTCAAAGAAGTTGGCAACCCAAGGCTTGAGGATAGAGGGGGGTAGGGCGAGACGCATTAGTTTATGTTTTGGATGAGAAGCTGGCGTGGCTCAATGCGATAATGAAAAAATCGAAGGCGAAGTTGTTTGGGCCTTGGCTTTTGATAGCTAATATGGCCCAATATCGTCAAGGAGAGGGTTAAACCCATAATATAAAGCAGAATCGATAATGCATATCAATTATCCGAATGTTATTTGCAGAAATGAAAACATCTTGTTAATCGCTTTTTTAtttatgtgtgtatatatatataaaaggagatTTTTGTGATGGATTTCATAGCATTTTAGACAAGATTGTTCCAGCAAGGAAGCAGATTGAGAAGattaaaagaaatgaaagacAGCATGGATTTACTGAGAGCTTTCCGTTTCCAAGACATGGGGTTTTTGAAATGTGGGAGTTCCTTCCTTGCCCTACTCTCTTCCCGTCCAAAATGGGTTCGAGTAAGTAGAGaatgttgttgaagttgaatttggATCCACGACGTCCTTTTATGGGCTGATTAGTAGTAGTTGTTATTGTTACCAAGTATGGTAGTTCAACTGAGCTTGAGCCAGTAGATAATGCCCGCGGTTGAGACCTCACCGTCCTCGGCTCCAAAAAACCCCGCTCCAAACATTGCTTGGTTTAGTCGCACTTCAAAGCTCAATCTCTCATATTGGTCCAACAAGTTGCTGTCTTCATCTCCAAATTTGTTAATCACTACCATTTCTTCTTCTAAAGCCTCGACTGTGAGTGTGACTGCAACAGAAATCAAACACCCATCGTTCTCCAAATCTATCAAAATTAGACTAAGAACCCATTAACTTCGCCTTTATTTGGACCTAACCAAACCAATATCGTACACCTTCGTTTTATTGCTTCCTTTAGAGCAACAAGTGACGAATCTTGTTTATTTTGAGATATTACATTTTGAGGCAAATACAAAGTGACTCGCTTGCACATGAAAATGATGACTCATACAGACAAAAATGCAAAAACCAAACTATCAAAAAAGTATAGGCATCAGGATAAAGAAAATGGCGAAAAGGATTATATCACTGATGATAGGTTATATTCCCTTCACTAGTGTACGTCCTCAATCGCATGCCTACACCTCACATGAGAACTTAACCACTAAGAGATGAAAACTAAATCATCCAATCAACTAGAACGAATAAAGTGACTCAAATCTAAAGAATATTTGTTCTATTCTAATCCAAAGAACGGACGTTGTGTGTCAATTGTATCAAGAATTTTCCAGCATTATTTTAACGGGAAAAACTCCAACTGTTAACCAAAGGTGAGTTATATACATTTGGCAAGGAGAAAAGGCAGacttaaattcaattatctaTTTACACTGAAATTAAATAACTAACCTATATTTTAGATGTTAGTACTTAATAATCACAAACAAGAGACGGATTCAACTTTCGGGATTGAACTTCAGCTTTGATCTTTTCCGCATATTTGTTCTCCCTCACTTTCCTGATCTTGAGCAGCAGAAGCAAAACACCCATCGTCATTTACAGCTCCTTCCATCTCATTTGTACCTTGCGCTGGCGCATGTGATGCTGAACTTACCTGTAGGTCTGGTAACAAACTTGTAAGACCATTCTGCTTCAAATATGTCTCCAGTGGTAGGCTTGCGATTTGAACTAGACTCATCATGCTCACTCGGTTCACCCCATCTACTTCATTTTCTTGGTCAGGTTGGCAATTTAAATCTAATTGGTCCTTACAAGTTTCAACCAAATTACTTTGGCTTCTAGGTTCATTTGTCATCAATTGGGCTTCATTTGCAGAAGGATCGAGGTTAAGAGATGCATGCCGAGAGGTGTCGTCCAACTCAGATTCCTCTCTAGAGCTCCACTTAAGCTGATTCTTCTGGGCGATTTCAGCTTCACGCTCAGATTGCCGTTTCTTCTTGCGCATCATTAGAGTTTTAAATCTACGTTTAACTGTCATACACACATTGCACATGCAAGTAGGTTTGTGCTTTCCCTTGCCACTGGGAGGTTGGATGCACACAATGCACGAGCAACCAGGACGATGCCTTGGGTGTTTTGTTGTAGTTGCAACTGATGCAGTACCTGGATCACTGGCATTATCTCCTAAAGTAGCAGCACTTGCCAGAGCATCCAGACCACAGGATTCATGATCCTGGATTGGTCCACTGAAAGCCAAAGTTCTCTGCCTCTTGAATTCTGGAATTTAGATATTCAATACCAAGTGTGAGGAAAAACATAAGGCACTGGGATAACGAAATGAACAATCTTTAGTAGGCACTAATATGAACACTTGCGTTGTACCTTGCTACCTAACAATAGACTACTTATTGACCATGCAAATAATCATTCCATCCCTCGCATTTCTAATATTCATGTAAATGACTGTAATGTTTGTCAACTCACAGTTACACAAAATTTAGCCTTGAGATCCCTCAAAGCCAATAAGAACAGACCTTGAGGTATGCAGAGCTGCATTCTCTCTGAGGTTTAAATTCACACCTAAACTCATGCAGTTAAAGTGACCATTATTAGCTCATAATCCCAGTGCTATAACTATAAGTTTtgatacacacacacacacacagagGTAAAACCACATGCAGTTCACAAATATAATGGTCAAAGACAGAGTGGAGGGAAAACTAACAGTGATAAGTATTGGGAAAATATAGTGGTCCACAACCATACCCTTATTCAATCTGAGAATATTTTCCATTTCCCTTGTTGTCAGTTCTTCAAGTGTAGAACATGAACTCCTGATAACAAGATTTCAGACGTGTAAAAAAAGCATAAGCTGTCTTCACCAAGAAAAATTCCTAGGGTAGACGagcagaaaaagaaaaagaaaataaatatttaccTGCTTTGATCCCAGATGTTTTCCAAGCATGTCCACTTGGAGGGCAGAAGTACATCAATGGGCAACCTTCGCCATTTAGAGCAATCGTCACACTGTGCCCATTGCTCTTGTCCCCTGGATGGACACATCAATTGAAAGGATTATATTTTGGGTACTAAAATAAGACGTTAATGAACAGGTGCAGTATGAAAATACAAACATTACTAAAC encodes:
- the LOC103487124 gene encoding uncharacterized protein LOC103487124 — translated: MALLFSLEGSAELTLKFSGSAADLVGVSFLSLGRSVERGFRSRGITEFQVGLQRGADRREAGRMREGHMDASVFLSLPLCFLSEYFDCDFWTGDLTFYFVTF